One segment of Scyliorhinus torazame isolate Kashiwa2021f chromosome 14, sScyTor2.1, whole genome shotgun sequence DNA contains the following:
- the LOC140390169 gene encoding uncharacterized protein encodes MLTQLQHTNTHMEDKSFLCEVNDQAGSSMIVKHQCFHSGEKPFKCEMCNKGFAESYALLTHWRVHTGEKPFMCEVCNKSFSQSSSLRVHQRIHTGEKPFTCEVCDKSFSQSSNLLKHQRIHADEKPFKCEVCKKSFSRSSNLHVHQRLHTGNKPFTCEVCGKSFFWSSDLRLHQRVHTGERPFTCKICEKSFSQSSTLRLHQRIHTGEKPFTCVMCDKSFSQLTNLHVHQRIHTGEKPFACEVCDKSFSCSSTLRLHQQIHTGEKLFTCEVCGKSFSCSSNLCVHQRIHTGEKPFKCEVCDKSFSRSSYLLLHQRIHTGE; translated from the coding sequence ATGTTGACCCAGTTGCAACATACAAACACCCACATGGAAGATAAATCATTCTTGTGTGAGGTGAATGATCAAGCAGGGTCATCAATGATTGTGAAACATCAATGCTTTCactctggagagaagccattcaaatGTGAAATGTGCAACAAGGGATTTGCGGAATCATATGCCCTGCTGACACActggcgtgttcacactggggagaaaccattcatgtgTGAGGTTTGCAACAAATCATTCTCACAATCATCGTCCCTCCGTGTacatcaacgcattcacacaggggagaaaccattcacatgcgaggtgtgtgacaaatcgttCTCACAGTCATCGAACCTCCTAAAACACCAACGCATTCATGCAGATGAGAAAccattcaagtgtgaggtgtgcaagaAATCATTTTCCAGGTCATCAAATCTCCATGTACACCAACGCCTTCACACAGGGAACAAACCATTCACATGCGAGGTCTGCGGAAAATCATTCTTTTGGTCATCAGATCTCCGTctacaccaacgggttcacacaggGGAGCGACCGTTCACATGCAAGATATGTGAGAAATCATTCTCACAGTCATCGACCCTCCGtctacaccaacgcattcacacaggggagaaacccttcacgtgtgtgatgtgtgacaaatcattctcacaatTAACAAATCTTCACGTacatcaacgcattcacacaggtGAGAAACCATTCGCctgcgaggtgtgtgacaaatctttCTCATGTTCATCAACCCTCCGACTGCACCAAcagattcacacaggggagaagctgtTCACATGCGAGGTGTGTGGCAAATCTTTCTCGTGCTCTTCGAATCTCTGcgtacaccaacgcattcacactggagagaaaccattcaagtgtgaggtgtgcgacAAATCATTCTCAAGGTCATCGTACCTCCTGCTCCATCAGCGGATCCACACTGGGGAGTGA